A single genomic interval of Melitaea cinxia chromosome 18, ilMelCinx1.1, whole genome shotgun sequence harbors:
- the LOC123662498 gene encoding uncharacterized protein LOC123662498 — translation MSAINTSIEFLEQKYEDVRQELSLKSEAVMNLERENKTLRADVSDLQSRLSLMELQSRACNVEVQCVPEFKNENLVAMLGQVASVIKCDIDNKDVISCTRLMKLNKDSPRPRSILVKFSSPRVRDTFLAASIDFNKKAKTNLDKLNTSHLGIGGDKKPVYICEHLTPAVKALHAEARLCSKKLGYRFVWVKNGRIFMRKSDKSDYIYIRNSEVLKGLK, via the coding sequence atgtcgGCAATCAATACATCTATCGAATTCCTGGAACAAAAGTACGAAGATGTTAGGCAGGAGCTATCTCTTAAATCTGAGGCGGTAATGAATCTAGAACGTGAAAATAAGACCCTGCGAGCTGACGTGAGTGACCTGCAGTCGCGATTGTCACTGATGGAACTGCAGTCGCGGGCCTGTAATGTCGAAGTTCAGTGTGTGCCGGAGTTTAAAAATGAGAACCTCGTAGCCATGTTGGGCCAAGTGGCATCCGTAATAAAATGTGATATAGATAACAAAGATGTAATATCGTGTACTCGACTAATGAAATTGAACAAGGACTCACCACGCCCAAGGTCTATTTTGGTAAAGTTCAGCAGCCCACGTGTGCGGGATACTTTTCTCGCTGCATCGATAGATTTCAATAAGAAAGCAAAAACCAACTTAGATAAATTGAACACGAGTCATCTGGGAATCGGTGGTGATAAGAAGCCAGTGTACATATGCGAACATCTAACGCCCGCTGTTAAAGCACTACACGCTGAAGCAAGGTTGTGTTCGAAAAAACTTGGATATCGTTTTGTATGGGTAAAGAATGGTAGGATTTTTATGCGCAAATCGGATAAATCTGATTACATATACATTAGGAATTCCGAAGTACTTAAAGGTCTTAAATAA